A genomic region of Streptomyces sp. NBC_00247 contains the following coding sequences:
- a CDS encoding gluconeogenesis factor YvcK family protein produces the protein MTTVNLRLRRLSRAASLRSGRRRGGPPKVVALGGGHGLSASLAALRRITGDLTAVVTVADDGGSSGRLRDEFGVLPPGDLRKALAALCGDDDWGQTWARVTQHRFESRGDLHGHAVGNLLIVALWEQLGDHVQALDLVGTLLGAHGRVLPMSAVPLELQAQVRGHEPERPEAIVTVRGQATVALTPGEVQSVQVVPHAPPAVPEAVEAVLDADWVVLGPGSWFSSVIPHLLVPDLLDALVATKARKVLSLNLAPQPGETDGFSPQRHLEVLGRHAPKLALDVVLADEAAVPDRESLADAAKRLGAAVELAPVASPDGVPIHDPELLAAAYDRIFRMHGRIGPWR, from the coding sequence GGCGCGGCGGCCCGCCGAAGGTCGTCGCCCTCGGCGGCGGCCACGGGCTGTCCGCCTCGCTCGCGGCCCTGCGCCGCATCACCGGTGACCTGACCGCCGTCGTCACCGTCGCCGACGACGGCGGTTCCAGCGGACGGCTCCGCGACGAGTTCGGGGTGCTCCCGCCCGGCGACCTCCGCAAGGCGCTGGCGGCCCTCTGCGGGGACGACGACTGGGGGCAGACCTGGGCCAGAGTCACCCAGCACCGCTTCGAGTCCCGGGGCGACCTGCACGGGCACGCGGTGGGCAACCTGCTGATCGTGGCGCTCTGGGAGCAGCTCGGCGACCACGTGCAGGCGCTCGACCTGGTCGGCACGCTGCTCGGCGCGCACGGCCGGGTGCTGCCCATGTCCGCCGTACCGCTGGAGCTCCAAGCGCAGGTCAGGGGGCACGAGCCGGAGCGACCCGAGGCGATCGTGACCGTACGCGGCCAGGCGACCGTGGCCCTCACCCCGGGCGAGGTGCAGTCCGTGCAGGTGGTCCCGCACGCCCCGCCCGCCGTCCCGGAAGCGGTCGAGGCCGTTCTGGACGCGGACTGGGTGGTGCTCGGGCCGGGCTCCTGGTTCTCCTCGGTCATCCCCCACCTGCTGGTACCGGATCTGCTCGACGCGCTGGTCGCGACGAAGGCCCGGAAGGTGCTTTCGCTGAACCTCGCGCCGCAACCCGGTGAAACAGATGGCTTCTCCCCGCAGCGTCATTTGGAGGTTTTGGGGCGACACGCACCTAAACTCGCCTTGGACGTGGTGTTGGCCGATGAGGCCGCCGTGCCTGACCGCGAGTCCCTCGCCGATGCCGCGAAGCGGCTCGGTGCCGCGGTGGAGCTGGCGCCGGTGGCCTCGCCAGACGGCGTTCCGATTCATGATCCGGAGCTGCTGGCCGCCGCGTACGACCGTATTTTTCGGATGCATGGAAGGATCGGCCCATGGCGATGA
- the whiA gene encoding DNA-binding protein WhiA produces MAMTPAVKDEISRLPVTRTCCRKAEVSAILRFAGGLHLVSGRIVIEAELDTAMAARRLKRDILEIFGHASELIVMAPGGLRRGSRYVVRVVAGGDQLARQTGLVDGRGRPIRGLPPQVVSGATCDAEAAWRGAFLAHGSLTEPGRSSSLEVTCPGPEAALALVGAARRLSIAAKAREVRGVDRVVVRDGDAIGALLTRLGAHESVLAWEERRMRREVRATANRLANFDDANLRRSARAAVAAGARVGRALEILGEEVPEHLAAAGRLRMEHKQASLEELGALADPPLTKDAVAGRIRRLLAMADKRAQDLGIPGTESTLSEEMAEGLVG; encoded by the coding sequence ATGGCGATGACGCCAGCGGTGAAGGACGAAATCTCTCGGCTTCCCGTCACCCGGACCTGCTGCCGGAAGGCGGAGGTCTCCGCGATCCTCCGGTTCGCGGGCGGGCTGCACCTGGTGAGCGGCCGGATCGTGATCGAGGCGGAGCTGGACACGGCGATGGCGGCCCGCCGGCTCAAGCGCGACATCCTGGAGATCTTCGGGCATGCCTCGGAGCTGATCGTGATGGCCCCCGGCGGGCTGCGCCGCGGTTCCCGGTACGTCGTACGCGTCGTGGCGGGCGGCGACCAGCTGGCCCGCCAGACCGGTCTCGTGGACGGCCGCGGCCGTCCCATCCGCGGGCTGCCCCCGCAGGTGGTCTCGGGGGCCACCTGCGACGCCGAGGCGGCCTGGCGCGGGGCCTTCCTGGCACACGGCTCGCTCACCGAGCCGGGCAGGTCCTCCTCGCTGGAGGTCACCTGCCCCGGTCCCGAGGCGGCGCTCGCGCTGGTCGGGGCGGCGCGCAGGCTCTCCATCGCCGCCAAGGCCCGCGAGGTCCGGGGCGTCGACCGCGTGGTGGTCCGCGACGGCGACGCGATCGGCGCCCTGCTGACCCGCCTCGGCGCCCACGAGTCCGTGCTGGCCTGGGAGGAGCGCCGGATGCGGCGCGAGGTGCGGGCCACCGCCAACCGGCTCGCCAACTTCGACGACGCCAACCTGCGCCGATCCGCCCGTGCCGCCGTGGCCGCCGGTGCCCGCGTGGGCCGCGCCCTGGAGATCCTGGGCGAGGAGGTCCCCGAGCACCTCGCCGCCGCCGGACGGCTGCGCATGGAGCACAAGCAGGCGTCGCTGGAGGAACTGGGCGCGCTCGCCGATCCGCCGCTGACCAAGGACGCCGTCGCCGGGCGTATCCGCCGGCTGCTGGCGATGGCCGACAAGCGCGCACAGGATCTCGGCATCCCGGGTACGGAGTCCACCCTCAGCGAGGAGATGGCGGAAGGCCTGGTCGGCTGA